The region TTAATAAGTAAATCAACAGAATGTCCTAATTTCCCTAAGAGCATCTCTCATGGAATAGCATAAGCAATGACAAATGTTTGCAACTCATGTAAGGCATAGAGATATAATCATGTGTTTATAGGTAGAGTTATAATCTATTGATAAGTTGTAAGGTGGCGTATGCAGCTCTCAGATAGCACTATGCTACTATGATCTGCGCATTGAATTACTAGAGGTACATGTAACCTATGTGCAGGAAATGCTCATCCTTTATTTTTGCTGACCAACAGAATCATGAGCGGAACTGGGTACACGGTGGAAGTCACTAACCTGTCAAGCAGCGCATCTGAGAATGATCTTCATGAGTTCTTCTCATTCTCTGGACCTATTGAGCATATAGACCTTATCAGGTGATGTTCACTTGCCATTCATAAGTTACAGTCAGTTAACTATATATGATGTCATGACCTGCTGAGCAAGTTTCAAGATTCATCATGCTTATTGAACATTCGGTCCTAGGACAAATTTACGGTTTTTTGATCATTTTCAATCTCCAACTGTAACCTGATTGGGTGATTCAAAATTTCGTGTTATTTCCATGTCTTGTTCTTCTTGTCATTAATTTTCTGACAAATTTAACACTAACAGATCAGGAGGATATGGTTCAACTGCTTATGTGACTTTCAAGGAACCCTATGCCTTGGAAACTGCAGTATTACTCAGTGTAAGTTTTATTGGCAGCAATATTTTTCaaagcagtggtaaagctgctgccttgtgaccatgaggtcacgggttcaagtcctggaaacagcctcttacagaaatgtagggaaaggctgcgtacaatagacccaaagtggtcggacccttccccagaccctgcgcaagcgggagctacatgcactggggctgccctttaatatttttcaaagcagTGCTCTGGGCCCCTTTTTTTTTATCATGACGTGTCTGATTCCTATGATTAATTCCTAAAGTTTGATGGTCTACTGATTCAGTATGAATTAAGTTCCCTTGGCCAGGAGAATACTTTGGTTTTACGCGTGTGTTAATATTGACTGTCCCCTACATTCCTTCATCTCAAGTACATAGTTTAAATCAGATTCTATACTGGTGAAATCCTTAAAGATGTAACTGTTATCACTtgacaaatactccctctgtcccataatataagatgttattataACCAATGAACTCATATATTGCTTGTAATaacttcttatattatgggatggagggagtagtagcccGATGACTGTTTTTTCAGTCTATCTCTTGTAAATTGCAGGCACTTTCTGTTTTCCCCTTAATGACATCTTACATCTTTATGTACACAAATATTCGTACCCTAATCCCCTACATTCAATCATGTCAGTTACATAGTTTTGCTCGGATTCCATACTGGTGTCGTCCTTCAAGTTGTAACTGCTATCAGTTGACAGATAGTGGCTAGATGACTGTTTTTTTCAGCATATCTCTTGAAAATTGCAGAGACATATTTTGTATCTTTACCTTGATAACACTTTATATCTTGACAGGGGGCTACCATTGTGGATCAGCCGGTGTGCATATCTCGTTGGGGACAGCCTGATGAGCTTTGTAATTTCTGGGACAGGCCAACTTGGCAGGTCGAGGAGGAAATTGAATATAGGGTATGATCATCATTCATGCTACCAATTTATGTGGTTGATCATCTTTATGTTCACTGACGTTAATTTGGAGTGTGTTGGTTACACAGTAAATCagtgaaaaaaataaaataagataCTTTCAGCCAGTAATTGGTGTCCTCTGTTAAATGTAAGAAATCATCTCCTTGCATGAAAAGTAACAGCAGACGTAAAACTAGAAAAACACATCCCTTTTGGAGTACTATCAGTTTCTAATAAGCTAAGCTGAATATCACTATGACTTCATTTGCTGACATTTTTTCATTATACTGCAACTTGAACAGGACTACCAATCATGCCAGTTCAACGCCACTCCACAGGAAGCATTGACAGTGGCTCAGGACGTCGTGAAGACAATGCTGTCAAGGGGATATATACTGAGCAAGGACGCATTGTCCAGGGCTAGAGCTTTCGACGAGTCCCACCAGCTATCTGGGTCTGCGGCAGCAAAGGCTGCAGAGCTGAGCAGGAGGCTCGGCCTGACCGACAGAGTCAGTGCTGGTGTTGGTGCAATCAGATCAGTGGACGAGACATACCATGTTACCGAGACGACCAAGACCGTCGCCACTGCCACCGGAAGAACAGCGGTCAAGGTTATGAACACCATCGTGACCAGCAGCTACTTCTCCGCGGGAGCTATGATGGTGTCTGAGGCTCTCACCCGCGCCGCCAAGGCCGCTGAAAATCTGGCTGCTCACGGCAGGCAGAATTAAGTCGAAATAAACACCCCGTTCGAACAGTTCGTTGTGTCGGTTATACAAAAGTCAGTTATTCAGACACCAGGGTTGAACTTAAAGAGTCATAAGGTATGATATTTATGTGCTATGTATGATACAGTATATAATAGCAGTATTGTGGTAGCTAGAAAAAACTGTCAGTTATTCAGACAACAAATGTGGTTTGAACAAGCTGTGTGCAGAATTCAGTCAAGGTGATCGTGCAGTCATGTCTCAGACTTTTCTGATACTCTTGTTTATTCGAGTGCATTATCCATTTTAGTGTTGACGCGTTGGCCTTTTTTCTGAACGTTCTGCCCACGTTGAATGTTGAGGCCGACATTCAGCTTCAGGTAAAATTCTGAACCTAAATATCACAGATCAACACAGGCTGAGTACTAAATTTATATGGATGTATGTATTCACTCTTCACCAACAAAATTTGACCTCATCGATCTACAACAGAACTTATTAGGGAGGTAGAAATTATTCGGAACCTAAGCAAAACATCTTGCCGGATATAGTAGAATTCTTCTGTAAATGCTCTTCACACTGTACAAAGTAGAAGCAACTAAACAGCAGGAGAACTTTAGCCTACGGTAGACGGTAACGAAAAACACAGAGCATCAGCAGCAGCAGACGGGGCATCCGATGAGGCCGTTCTCGTTGCAGTCCGGGCACCGCTGGAACTCGCCGTCGTCGGGGTCGTCCTCATAGTGGACGAAGATCTTGCAGCTGCCGTAGCACGTCTCGCAGGGCACGAACCGGACGTCTCCGCAGGCCGAGCACGCCTGCATGCACCCGAGCTTGCGCACCGGCGCGGCGTCGCACCCCTCCAGCGCGCGCGCGAGCTCGCCGGCCTCGTGCTGCGCCTGCACGTCCTCGGCGCCGCCCAGGTACCGCCCGTCGACGAACACGCGCGGCAGCGTGGTGGCCGGGGCGGTGAGGAGCTGCGCGAGCTCGGACTTGAAGGCGGCGTGCATGGACACGTCGCGCTCGTCCACGCGCACGCCGTAGCTGCGCAGGATGCTGCGCACGGTGCAGCCGTCCACGAACGTCTTGCGCACGCCGCGGAGGCTGGTGAAGTACACCACCGCCCTCCGCCTGCCGCCCGGCGGCCCCAACACCTTGGCGTCGCGGGCGCCGTTGCTCGTCCTCCGCTCTTGGATCTTTTCTTGGAAAGCGTTGATGCGGGCGCGCACGATGCCGGCGAGCTCCGGCATGTCCCTGGTGGGCGCCGAGACCGGCGTGCATGCGCTTGCGTCGGCGCCGTCCTTCTTTTCCTTCTGCGACTCAGGTTCCTCCTTCTCCTTGTCCGCGGGTGAGCTCGCGGTGTCGCCGGTGGACGGCGAGACCGGCGCGCATGCACTGGCGTCGTCGCCGACCTTTGCCTGTTGCTGCGACGCCGATTCCTCCTTGTCCGTGGGCGAGCTGGCCGTGATCGGCTGCTGTGACGGCGACGTGTCCTGCGCGAGGGCCTCCCGGAAGCTGGACAGTATCTCCGGGTCAAACTCGAAGGCGACGGGCACGTCTTGGTCGGCcagcatccacggcggcgtcgtcgGCGGGGGCTGATGCTGCGTTGCCCGCGGCGTGGGCCCCTCGTCCTCGAGCCCGGCCATGAGCTCCCATGCATTGATCACCTCCGGCTCGTTGGGCGGCGTCAGCGTCGGCGTGCTTGTCCTAGGCCCGACGGCGGCATtccgcttcgccgccgccgccgccgtctccttgAGACGGCCGAGCACCTCACGCAAGGCGCGGTCATTCTCGAACTTCACCATGATCTCCTCGACCGTCAGGGTCGCGTACTTGCTCGACAACGCCCCGGATCGCCGGCCCTGGACGGGGCCGAGGCTGCGCAGCACGGACGCGGCCTTGGCCCGCAGCCGCTGCCGGTCGGCGGACGACAGCGAGAAGCTCCGCCTCGCGCGCGGGCCGACGGCCGACGCCTCCACCCAGCGCATGTCGCGCCGCGCCTCTACCGAGGTGGTGCACCCCATCGCCGGCCGGCCGGACACAGCCCGGTGCTAGCTGGTTCCTCCTGGTTACGCGCGCGCGCTCATGCAGGCGCGGCTACGGCGTCACGGCGGGAATGGTTGGGGAGAATGGCATGGAGGGAACGGCGGGTAGCTGGAGGCGATGCGGCTTTGTAGGGGGAAACGGATCCAACAGTTTCCTCCACGGCTTGGCTTAATTAGTCCCCATGAAACGGCCGGAAAACAAGGCAAAAATAGGAGTGATAACCGATGATGGCGCGCACGAATGGCCGCGTTTGACTTTAATAGAAAAAATGTTCGACGGAAACTGGCCAGAGTTGATTGACAAATTTAAGAGACTCTTGTTCGTTTAATTATCCTCACTTTAATTTATGAGAAATGTTCTAGAAGTACCTTTTCAGTCTTGGTCCTTTCGAATTTTAAACCTAAATTTGACTAACAACACTGTATGAGTTAGGGATGCAACTGGAGCGGGCTAGCGGACAATAACATGACACAAATGTGGTGTTAATTTTAGGCAAGTGATGAGCAAATTTGAAATGATTGATAAGTTTGGAAGGACAAACCGAGCCGCCGCTTGCGCTATATTTTCCTTAAAATTTATATTACTGAATTCATATTTGAAAGAAGTTTTCAACGATATATTTTTCTGAGATCCAACGCATAATTTATTAGTCAATTTTTATGTCAAGGTTAGACTCAGAATTATGGCTTCGTTTGGTTAATAGGATAGGAATATCATATGGATAGGAAAGTCATAGAAAGTAAGATGACATGTACCTTCGATCCTACGGGGagagagatgtcatttgatgcataggataaattattTTCGTTGAGGCTAGGCTAATTTTTTTTCCTTTAAAATATGTAGGATTGATTGCTATCcttcataggaataggaatccattcctacaaaccaaaggcacCAAATGATTTTTCttaaatcctatcctatagaattcctacaaattttctacaaaccaaaggaggcctatgaTTACAAGTAGACACAATTATACATTAGTATGATGTACCAACAAGGATTGCGAAAAAAACATCCATACATTTCACTAATTTTTTATTGAACATTTTGACATGTGTGTAAAAACGAGCATCATGACTGGAACCCTAGTAGATAAAGTTATACCCCACAACTGTAAGATTTTTAGTTTATTTAAAATATCTTAATTCATGTGTAATAAATATCTATGTTTACCTAGAAATTTCACAACAGAGATATTTATCGTTGTAGTGTTTGATGGTTGCTACTTGGCAGTGGTTTTAAATAACGGATAGCGGGCTAGTAGCGGATTAGGGTCCGCGTAGCCGAATGCGGATAGCGGGTGATATTGCGGGCGCTATGTCCACATAGCGGATTTGTAAAAACACTAGATTGTTGTGTATATTTCTAGATCCTTCACAAAAAGTAATTACATTTAATCTGATCAATAGCGGACGCTATTGCGCTACCGCTATTGCGGACGCAATAGCGGATGCTATCTCCGCTATTTGAAACTATGCTTGGCACTGATCTATTGATGTTGTTTAAATAAATATAAATAGGAGTGGCTCTCCTCTTAGGAATTGTTATGGGAGCGCCATAATTGTCATTAGGTTTTTTGGTCCTCAAATGGTAGTCCAGTTATATAtccaatgaagaacaattattgtaTTTCCCACCACACGAGATAATTTGCAAAATTACAAATACATGTTGCATCAATATAAAATTAATACTATGGTTGTCATCGTTTCATCTTCCTATGATTAGTCAACCTACCTCCACCCTTCTTCACGCCTTCATCTCGTTTTACATTTCCTAGATGTAGAATGTATGCTCGAAGACTTAATAAAGATTGGATACAATGTCTCTAACCTTGTATCTATTTAGTCATTGCCCGGGGTATCACATGCAAGATCTTAGCTAAATGACGATCTCAATGTTAAAGATATGGTTATTATAAATATATAATTATTGTCAATAATTGTAAGGTAGGTATATATAATAGATATATGGCTATTGTGACCTGTTGTGGGGACGATAATTCATGCACTATTATCCTATACGAATGTTGCCAGCCAGAACGAGTTGTGTTCGGCTGGTGTCACAGTGTGGTGATCTCTGGGCTCTTACATGCCATCACACTCTTGTGACGATGTGTCTGGATCGGTCATGGTGTCATAGATACAACCAAGGAAAATCTAGACAATGCTATGGAGGGCAATGGTCTTTGGGCTCCGAGGCACAACTAGGTCAAGTTGATGTGGCTTTATAGGAGGAAACAGATCAAACAACTTGCAGAACTTGTGTTACCTCAATTAGTGTTTCATGAAACGACAAAAGACAAGCATACAAATGTAAAAAAAGACGAATACCTTTCAATGGAAGGCAAAAACTAAAAGTGTTTGAGCAAATCAAAGTAACTCTCGAGTAAGAGGCTTGTGTTCTTTTAATTAACATTAGCATCTTTTAAATTCAAAGTGAAGCCTCCGCTTTAAGCTTGTGCTTTCCCGCGGCCTTCTCCCCGTTGTCGTCATCCTCAACCTCTTCcacctcactactagggaaaaggctagtggcagcgcgggttttaggtgtatcagtagcgcggggaggggcgctactaataaggcgctacagctaacacatagcagtagcgcgtggagACCGGCGCTACtggtacacaagtgtagcagcagcgcggttattgaaagctcgctactgctagtagctctagcgcgctttgcaacggcgcgctactgctatcgcggcgctactgctaacttttatacactcgctactgctaatttaacaggTTTTTTTTGGtacatttgttttgtatttgaacaggctttatagaagaatctttagcacatagaaatgtcatcatgatacacatacaaatgcctgcgagaccacaaatgtaatcatagcatatacatacacatagtctcatcataatcatcatccaacacaaagtggtctctcgccatcatctcgaaaatagcgatacaagtcctcgattacttgcaaatacatcgtcatccatctaaacaatggtatacgcgagaagagctatcactttgagtacatgagttcgtatccctctctcgcattagcgtgaacctaaactaactactgcctgttgctcgaaaaccggaaaccggtaacacctgggcctgacactccggccactcgtcgtatatatactcctggcgtagcacttcttcaccatcgatgatctatgcacctgcatcgtcacatgagtcgatgatatgcaacatatataattgagcatcagaaagagacaaacttgacaaaaatagaaacaacatatcataagcataaataacaaagttcatcgtacccaaaatgccctaactagagttatcttcgctagtcgaggaggaggacggtttaattacatcacaaataaagtttcactgcgcataactcaaagttttgtcatacagaaagtatggactaaacagacacattgtcatatatcgacaatcactccaacatgccgtgccatccatcgaggtcagggagatagtccccgagcttagtgaaaggcttcatgtcgagacgctgagaggctactcatgttcggacgtcttcccgcgacatttgtccttcttcatagaacatccctgttttttcgatgacctccttcatgatgatttgggcaagttcgcgctggatgtgatagaactcagctcgaagtcgatgatcctcgatatctcctatgtcctttaatttgcccattgcagaatatgggcatcgccggatctaggtgacatgcgaaggttctggtgatcctgtctatattccagcatgtggtgtaggacatagaatccatcattaagagaatcgctcggttgctggatgcagcagaagtcggtcttatgggcgaaggcaaccctgccgccccttctcttcttgtccctgacctctccaccccttgcttggtagtaaaacatagcactgtcgagaacatccttgatgtgggtgtaatcctttttgtgaatgttcttcgacgagtccaagtaaagagcgtgggagaattgggggtataggatgatgaggacggcgcgcccgccgctgcgcaaaataagtacacctcaaattacttagcctccaccgtgcaaatgaatgattgaaatcgaaggaaggatagcagcgcggatgacttacacgggatgataaggcacgagaatcacccccttgtccttattggcgagcatgaaattgacgatgtattccctcgcatatacacggtgctctgcgcagactcccaagaagccctcgtgcatgtagtacgggtcagggacacagatatgagatatctgctcaaccccgatgatgtagttaatgtgcaaggcataaatgcggacaaatgtaaaatccagcttcttcacgtgaaacatgtcgaatatgtaatcgaatcggaggaagaacttatccgcggggaagctgtcgacatacgacctttgccgcggaacgttaaccacgtagagtgggtatcctagatctgtcgaggcgatgaggcctttctctacccgcagcacatcgtcatgaagtctccttagatcgccgaatctggcctatAGCGctattgcaggtaggattggttgaccggggatatgccatttatccgtatCAGGGATATatgtacggtcctgaagccgaggctgctgaggcggctggatcatagaatcagcttttttgcctttcctcgctctcttcctagacttctttactatcggaaggtcgtccataatacgttgagacggcaattcaggcaccgactcatgacgctcaaaccctgaggaggcgccattatagacatactgttcatcgccaccgtcgtcctcatcctcatccatggcgacgtcatcagcaactaatggagcctcctccttaccccgtccgcta is a window of Triticum dicoccoides isolate Atlit2015 ecotype Zavitan chromosome 2B, WEW_v2.0, whole genome shotgun sequence DNA encoding:
- the LOC119366134 gene encoding binding partner of ACD11 1-like; amino-acid sequence: MSGTGYTVEVTNLSSSASENDLHEFFSFSGPIEHIDLIRSGGYGSTAYVTFKEPYALETAVLLSGATIVDQPVCISRWGQPDELCNFWDRPTWQVEEEIEYRDYQSCQFNATPQEALTVAQDVVKTMLSRGYILSKDALSRARAFDESHQLSGSAAAKAAELSRRLGLTDRVSAGVGAIRSVDETYHVTETTKTVATATGRTAVKVMNTIVTSSYFSAGAMMVSEALTRAAKAAENLAAHGRQN
- the LOC119368644 gene encoding uncharacterized protein At3g28850-like, coding for MGCTTSVEARRDMRWVEASAVGPRARRSFSLSSADRQRLRAKAASVLRSLGPVQGRRSGALSSKYATLTVEEIMVKFENDRALREVLGRLKETAAAAAKRNAAVGPRTSTPTLTPPNEPEVINAWELMAGLEDEGPTPRATQHQPPPTTPPWMLADQDVPVAFEFDPEILSSFREALAQDTSPSQQPITASSPTDKEESASQQQAKVGDDASACAPVSPSTGDTASSPADKEKEEPESQKEKKDGADASACTPVSAPTRDMPELAGIVRARINAFQEKIQERRTSNGARDAKVLGPPGGRRRAVVYFTSLRGVRKTFVDGCTVRSILRSYGVRVDERDVSMHAAFKSELAQLLTAPATTLPRVFVDGRYLGGAEDVQAQHEAGELARALEGCDAAPVRKLGCMQACSACGDVRFVPCETCYGSCKIFVHYEDDPDDGEFQRCPDCNENGLIGCPVCCC